The following proteins come from a genomic window of Acinetobacter baumannii:
- a CDS encoding alpha/beta hydrolase yields the protein MNTSTAKHNYAPDILGAGYEQLTLNFPDDYEGKVVATLVRKKATQPTQKAVLYIHGFLDYFFQTEMAEQFNAHGYDFYALDLRKYGRSKLPHQIFYNVLDLNEYDAEITQALEIIGQEKHTQVLLAGHSTGGLTATLYAAHHPDHPLIKALWANSPFYDFNLSLVEKKFGIPMLSRVGKYLPKVKFPSQLNKWYTTSLHKQLKGEWVFNLDWKPTSAPTVQLSFVHAIHTAQKEIHRGVKLNIPALIMHSHQTKNPRKWGPDATQSDVILDVKDIAKFGKKMKGDVSVVSIHNGLHDLVLSAQPVREQVYQQLFQWLDQKVT from the coding sequence ATGAATACATCTACAGCTAAACACAATTATGCCCCAGATATTTTAGGTGCCGGCTATGAGCAGCTAACGCTCAACTTTCCAGATGATTATGAAGGTAAAGTTGTAGCCACCTTAGTTCGTAAAAAAGCCACTCAACCAACTCAAAAAGCGGTACTTTATATTCATGGTTTTTTAGATTATTTCTTTCAAACCGAAATGGCCGAGCAATTTAATGCCCATGGTTATGACTTCTATGCACTCGATTTAAGAAAATATGGCCGCTCAAAACTGCCTCATCAAATTTTCTATAATGTGCTCGATTTAAATGAATATGATGCCGAAATTACTCAAGCATTAGAGATTATTGGCCAAGAAAAACATACACAAGTTTTACTTGCAGGTCACTCAACAGGCGGCTTAACGGCAACGCTTTATGCTGCGCATCATCCTGATCATCCCCTCATTAAAGCACTCTGGGCGAATAGTCCGTTTTACGATTTTAATTTAAGCTTAGTCGAAAAGAAGTTTGGTATTCCAATGCTCAGTCGAGTAGGAAAATATCTGCCAAAAGTTAAATTTCCAAGCCAACTGAACAAATGGTACACCACCAGTCTTCATAAGCAGCTTAAAGGTGAATGGGTTTTCAACCTCGATTGGAAACCAACCTCTGCCCCGACAGTTCAACTCAGCTTTGTACATGCAATTCATACTGCGCAAAAAGAAATTCACCGCGGTGTTAAATTGAATATTCCAGCCCTGATTATGCATTCGCACCAAACTAAAAACCCACGCAAATGGGGACCCGATGCAACTCAAAGCGATGTCATTTTAGACGTTAAAGACATTGCCAAATTTGGGAAAAAAATGAAAGGCGATGTCTCGGTTGTCTCTATTCACAATGGTTTACACGATTTAGTCCTTTCGGCCCAGCCAGTACGGGAACAAGTCTATCAGCAACTATTCCAATGGCTGGATCAAAAAGTCACCTAA
- a CDS encoding helix-turn-helix domain-containing protein has product MFTKKDLLQQRMLIDQLRTQNSLSPQNAAKLGQSIASSWERSASAAIPKERFAAPLLERKSASQNALDLALSQCADDLRHIAEQSSMVIAVGDIGSTIIWTASSAQMQSAAERVHFVQGGQWREEFVGTNALALSLKTQQSSCVFSNEHYMESIHDWVCYAAPIIDPYSKQTLGVVDLSTTWKNHNTLGILAAERCASIIQSALLEQQRQHLHIRAFSTPQVKFNGKSLLLTPRQIEILTILALCPHGLTLEHLYQALYGERKVSMGTLKAEMSQLRDILGGLLGSRPYRLLVHVEADFLQAEQALDAGYVASALQLYTGVFLAKTESPFLCAWRDCLESRLSDAIFKTQETDLLLKHLAHFPEAIDAVERLMELLPSEHPAHQLLVKYIDSPKLS; this is encoded by the coding sequence ATGTTCACAAAAAAGGATTTATTGCAGCAACGGATGTTGATTGATCAACTGCGCACGCAAAATAGTCTCTCTCCTCAGAACGCTGCCAAACTCGGCCAAAGTATTGCAAGCTCGTGGGAACGATCAGCTTCTGCTGCGATTCCTAAAGAACGATTTGCAGCACCTCTACTTGAAAGAAAATCTGCTTCACAAAATGCTTTAGATCTGGCACTAAGCCAGTGTGCTGATGACTTACGTCATATTGCAGAGCAATCTTCTATGGTCATTGCTGTGGGTGACATTGGTAGTACCATTATCTGGACAGCTTCCAGTGCTCAAATGCAGAGTGCTGCTGAACGTGTACATTTTGTACAAGGTGGTCAATGGCGTGAAGAATTTGTAGGTACGAATGCATTGGCGTTATCTTTAAAAACTCAACAATCAAGCTGTGTTTTTTCCAATGAACATTATATGGAGTCGATTCACGATTGGGTTTGTTATGCGGCACCCATTATCGATCCATACTCAAAACAAACCTTGGGCGTGGTAGATTTATCAACCACATGGAAAAACCATAATACCTTGGGCATTTTGGCCGCTGAGCGTTGTGCCTCCATTATTCAATCTGCCTTGTTAGAACAACAGCGCCAGCACTTACACATCCGGGCATTTTCGACGCCACAAGTTAAATTTAACGGCAAAAGTTTATTATTGACGCCGCGTCAAATTGAAATTTTAACGATATTGGCACTATGTCCGCATGGTTTAACCTTAGAGCATCTCTATCAGGCACTTTATGGTGAGCGTAAAGTAAGCATGGGTACGCTTAAAGCTGAAATGTCTCAATTGCGAGATATATTGGGAGGTTTGCTTGGTTCACGTCCATATCGGTTACTTGTGCATGTTGAGGCCGATTTTTTACAAGCTGAACAAGCGCTTGATGCTGGGTATGTCGCCTCTGCGTTGCAGCTCTATACCGGAGTTTTTCTGGCAAAAACCGAAAGTCCGTTTCTGTGTGCATGGCGCGACTGCCTTGAGTCACGCTTGAGTGATGCGATTTTTAAAACACAAGAAACAGATTTATTACTTAAACATTTAGCTCATTTTCCCGAAGCAATCGATGCGGTAGAACGTCTTATGGAGTTATTACCGAGTGAACATCCTGCGCATCAATTGCTGGTGAAATATATTGACTCACCTAAGCTAAGTTAG